One window of Anaerolineales bacterium genomic DNA carries:
- a CDS encoding endo alpha-1,4 polygalactosaminidase, which translates to MSIKPVTLPCLFCLLVLLATSSCSRDAGVGLPSKMTWHIQYSGAVDYSLDVDMYNLDLFDIGADKIQMIKDRGVLVVCYFSAGSYEDWRPDAGDFPIETLGKPMHEWEGESWLDIRNIESLRPVLERRLDLAVNKGCDGVDPDNVNGYESDTGFPLTYEDQIEFNIFLAGAAHERGLAIGLKNDLDQIEDLLPYFDWIINEECFSYNECELLLPFVESGKPVFVIEYDLSPRMFCEAANRMNFNALHKNRDLDAYQIACR; encoded by the coding sequence ATGTCAATCAAGCCGGTAACCCTGCCTTGTCTGTTTTGCTTATTGGTCCTTCTAGCGACATCTTCCTGCAGCCGAGATGCCGGGGTTGGGCTTCCTTCAAAGATGACGTGGCATATCCAATATTCAGGCGCGGTGGATTATTCGTTGGATGTGGATATGTACAACCTCGACCTGTTTGATATCGGTGCGGATAAGATTCAAATGATCAAAGATCGGGGCGTTCTCGTCGTCTGTTATTTCAGCGCCGGTTCGTACGAAGACTGGCGGCCGGATGCAGGCGACTTTCCCATTGAAACACTGGGCAAACCAATGCATGAGTGGGAAGGTGAATCCTGGCTGGATATTCGAAATATCGAAAGCCTGCGACCGGTCCTTGAAAGGCGGCTTGACCTGGCGGTCAACAAAGGCTGCGACGGCGTGGACCCGGATAACGTCAACGGATACGAATCGGATACGGGTTTTCCCCTGACATATGAAGATCAGATCGAGTTCAATATCTTTCTTGCAGGGGCGGCGCACGAGCGCGGATTGGCCATCGGCTTGAAGAACGACCTTGACCAGATCGAAGACCTGCTCCCGTATTTCGACTGGATTATCAACGAGGAATGTTTCTCATACAACGAGTGCGAACTGCTTTTGCCCTTTGTCGAGTCTGGCAAACCTGTCTTCGTGATCGAATACGATCTATCCCCGCGGATGTTCTGTGAGGCGGCAAATCGGATGAATTTCAATGCCCTGCACAAGAACCGGGACCTGGATGCCTACCAAATCGCCTGCAGGTGA
- the secF gene encoding protein translocase subunit SecF, which produces MIDILSKRYLYFLFSLFVIVPGLILLAVDGLPLSIDFTGGSLFEVTFAEGKGLDTESIISIYEEAGIDDAQVTTTETGSVQIRSSFLTNEARDEILTAMQEATGEPVTVISFDSVGPTIGAQVASRAALAVGVAALGVVIYITLAFRKVQNAFRYGVCAIIAMVHDVAVVFSIAGIGARYFDWQMDALFLTALLTVIGFSVQDKVVVFDRIRENANLLRRLEYETLVNHSIVQTLQRSINTQLMTVEFLLLSLALFGGITLQEFAVILLVGLLSGTYSSIFVAAPILVLWEKREWTTWFGRGANA; this is translated from the coding sequence ATGATCGATATACTCAGCAAACGTTACCTGTACTTTCTATTCTCCCTCTTTGTGATCGTGCCCGGGTTGATCCTCCTTGCCGTGGATGGGCTGCCCCTTTCGATCGACTTCACAGGCGGAAGCCTTTTTGAAGTGACCTTTGCCGAGGGCAAGGGACTCGACACGGAATCCATCATCTCGATCTATGAAGAAGCCGGCATCGATGACGCCCAGGTCACGACAACCGAGACGGGATCCGTGCAGATCCGCTCCTCCTTCCTGACAAACGAAGCGCGCGACGAAATCCTGACAGCCATGCAGGAAGCCACCGGCGAGCCGGTGACTGTGATCAGCTTCGACAGCGTCGGTCCGACCATCGGGGCGCAGGTCGCATCGCGCGCGGCATTGGCGGTCGGGGTCGCGGCATTGGGTGTGGTGATCTACATCACGCTGGCATTTAGAAAAGTGCAAAACGCCTTCCGGTACGGGGTTTGCGCGATCATTGCCATGGTACACGACGTGGCGGTCGTTTTCAGCATCGCCGGGATCGGCGCTCGTTACTTCGATTGGCAGATGGATGCCCTCTTCCTGACCGCATTGTTGACTGTCATCGGTTTTTCGGTGCAGGACAAGGTGGTCGTGTTCGACCGAATCCGGGAGAACGCAAACCTTCTGCGCAGGCTCGAATACGAAACCCTTGTCAACCATTCCATCGTCCAGACCCTTCAGCGTTCGATCAACACCCAATTGATGACCGTTGAATTTCTTCTGCTTTCCCTGGCATTATTCGGCGGGATAACCCTCCAGGAATTCGCTGTGATTCTCCTGGTAGGTCTCCTGAGCGGAACCTACTCCTCCATTTTCGTGGCGGCTCCGATCCTGGTGTTGTGGGAAAAGCGCGAGTGGACCACGTGGTTCGGCCGCGGCGCAAACGCGTAA
- a CDS encoding LysE family transporter — protein sequence MLFLRAFIIGISIAAPVGPIGVLCIRRTLANGRLAGFVSGLGAASADMIYGAIAAFGLTAVTGLLVENAFWLRIAGGSFLLYLGVKTFLEKPADKPANASQGGLLSMYTSTFFLTLTNPMTILSFAAIFAGTMLGKTTGSPLVMVSGVFAGSAAWWLTLSFGVGILRDRMTQTHMAWINRISGTIIFVFGIYALIGAI from the coding sequence ATGCTTTTTCTCCGCGCCTTCATCATCGGGATCTCCATCGCCGCGCCGGTCGGACCGATCGGCGTATTATGCATCCGCCGCACGTTGGCGAACGGCCGCCTGGCGGGCTTCGTTTCCGGGTTGGGCGCCGCCAGCGCGGACATGATCTATGGCGCGATCGCCGCCTTCGGGCTGACCGCCGTCACCGGGCTGCTCGTCGAAAATGCGTTCTGGCTGAGGATCGCAGGCGGATCGTTCCTGCTCTATTTGGGCGTGAAGACGTTTCTGGAAAAACCCGCGGATAAACCCGCAAATGCCTCGCAGGGCGGATTGTTGAGCATGTACACCTCCACTTTCTTTTTGACCCTCACCAACCCGATGACCATCCTATCCTTCGCCGCCATCTTTGCGGGGACGATGCTGGGAAAAACGACCGGCTCGCCGCTGGTCATGGTGTCGGGAGTCTTTGCGGGCTCGGCTGCCTGGTGGCTGACCCTCAGTTTCGGCGTGGGGATTCTCAGAGACAGAATGACCCAAACTCACATGGCCTGGATCAACCGCATTTCGGGCAC